The following proteins are encoded in a genomic region of Thermothielavioides terrestris NRRL 8126 chromosome 5, complete sequence:
- a CDS encoding 60S ribosomal protein L42 — protein MVNVPKTRKTFCKGRDCGKHTLHKVTQYKAGKASAFAQGKRRYDRKQSGYGGQTKPVFHKKAKTTKKIVLRLECSVCKTKKQLPLKRCKHFELGGDKKTKGAALVF, from the exons ATGGTGAACGTTCCGAAGACCAGAAAAACTTTCTGCAAGGGCCGCGACTGCGGCAAGCACACCTTGCACAAGGTCACCCAGTACAAGGCCGGCAAGGCTTCGGCATTCGCGCAGGGCAAGCGCCGTTACGACCGCAAGCAGTCCGGTTACGGTGGTCAGACCAAGCCCGTCTTCCACAAGAAGGCGAAGACCACTAAGAAGATCGTGCTCCGGCTG GAATGCTCGGTGTGCAAGACCAAGAAGCAGCTTCCGCTCAAGCGGTGCAAGCACTTCGAGCTCGG TGGTGACAAGAAGACCAAGGGTGCTGCCCTCGTGTTCTAA